The Nitrospira tepida genome includes a window with the following:
- the prcA gene encoding proteasome subunit alpha has protein sequence MPLPYYVSPEQMMQDKAEYAKKGIAKGRSIVAMEYADGVLLTADNPSASLHKISEIYDTIAFSGAGKYSEFENLRKAGIRHADLKGFAYSREDVTARSLANTYSQALGTIFSQELKPLEVEILVVGVGSSGQPNEIYRISFDGSIIDERGFAVIGGRAEVLQGFLKDRLPGTLPSLSQALSLSLAALESGSTQKLALESLEVAVLDRTRDGRKFRRIPVQDVKRLLAT, from the coding sequence ATGCCGCTGCCCTACTACGTCTCTCCCGAGCAGATGATGCAGGACAAGGCGGAATATGCCAAGAAAGGCATCGCCAAGGGACGGTCGATCGTCGCGATGGAATATGCGGACGGCGTGCTGCTCACCGCGGACAATCCCAGCGCCTCGCTGCATAAGATTTCGGAGATCTACGACACCATCGCCTTTTCCGGCGCGGGCAAGTACAGCGAGTTCGAGAATCTGCGGAAGGCCGGGATCCGTCACGCGGATCTGAAAGGGTTCGCCTACAGCCGGGAGGATGTGACGGCCCGGTCACTGGCGAACACCTATTCGCAGGCGCTGGGGACCATCTTCAGCCAGGAGTTGAAGCCGCTGGAGGTGGAAATCCTGGTCGTGGGCGTGGGCTCGTCCGGTCAGCCCAACGAAATTTATCGGATTTCCTTCGACGGCAGCATCATCGACGAGCGGGGGTTCGCCGTGATCGGCGGGCGCGCCGAGGTGCTGCAGGGTTTTCTGAAGGATCGCCTGCCCGGCACCTTGCCCTCGCTGAGCCAAGCCCTGTCCCTCTCCCTGGCGGCCCTCGAAAGCGGCTCCACCCAGAAGTTGGCCCTGGAAAGCCTCGAAGTGGCGGTTCTGGACCGTACGCGAGACGGCCGGAAGTTCCGTCGCATTCCCGTCCAGGACGTGAAGCGGCTGCTGGCCACGTAA